The following proteins are co-located in the Heliorestis convoluta genome:
- a CDS encoding glycosyltransferase family 2 protein, with the protein MRRFINILPRILEKELITVITPTYNASDYILETIESVQNQTHQNWEMLIVDDCSRDNTYELLLEQSQVDNRIRPIRLSTNRGPAVARNTSITQARGRYIAFVDSDDLWLPHKLEKQLAFMKNHNISFSFTEYSIIKEDGSETSSIVKIPKKIDYIGLLKNTIIGCSTVMIDLEKAGIVQMPNLRARQDTALWLNLLKKGFIAYGLQEPLTKYRKVKGSVSSNKLKMMRQNWRLYRDIEKLSFLYATWCFMNYAWNGLNKNFLK; encoded by the coding sequence ATGAGGAGGTTCATAAATATTCTCCCACGTATATTAGAAAAAGAACTAATAACAGTCATAACACCAACCTATAATGCATCAGATTATATACTAGAAACTATCGAATCTGTACAAAACCAAACACATCAAAACTGGGAAATGCTCATTGTCGATGATTGCTCTCGAGATAACACATATGAGCTTTTACTAGAGCAATCTCAAGTTGATAATCGAATTCGACCAATTCGATTATCAACAAACAGAGGTCCTGCCGTAGCAAGAAATACATCGATAACACAAGCCAGAGGGCGGTATATTGCTTTCGTAGATAGTGATGATTTGTGGTTGCCACATAAACTAGAAAAACAACTAGCTTTTATGAAAAATCACAATATTTCTTTTTCATTTACGGAATACAGTATTATTAAAGAAGATGGTAGTGAAACATCATCTATCGTAAAAATACCGAAAAAAATAGACTATATAGGTCTTCTAAAAAATACTATTATAGGGTGCTCTACCGTAATGATAGACTTAGAAAAAGCAGGTATTGTGCAAATGCCAAATTTACGAGCTAGACAAGACACTGCCCTATGGTTAAATTTACTAAAAAAAGGCTTTATTGCTTATGGGTTGCAAGAACCACTTACTAAATATAGAAAAGTCAAAGGATCTGTTTCAAGTAATAAATTAAAAATGATGCGGCAAAATTGGCGATTGTACCGAGACATAGAAAAACTAAGCTTTTTATATGCTACTTGGTGCTTTATGAACTATGCATGGAACGGACTGAACAAAAATTTCTTGAAATAG
- a CDS encoding copper amine oxidase N-terminal domain-containing protein, which translates to MVRKVMSLFLATTLLMLWVPSAFAATNNSVDRVPHVKDSHEFDENFFVRLRIEEAYPNHFGTENQHFRIHLHNAEWYDDSHPLNASRIGTQTMTRGGASVVAVRRVTSTIMDVTLRSDGSTDEKALWVIPLFTKVTGAGYATVTIDGRDSMVSSGTYSFAYGVGRSDDLKIQLDVTMPVGEHRQMPVGYEFGTENPVKLLIQENRAGAFGPTARSFQLRLEKALWFADSFANLNVSAMDQNSHVLSGKNAAIQQISKRNDQVIEITVHPGVFSGDKMMLEVPLYFKIAEPGEVSLNMSLVGSSIREQRYVVGQALLEDRDRDGVGKKDEDYVKDSSDKDTYKDKDNHIDQDKEPHYKVVQFFIDKKYYVLDGTIIETDVAPYIKVFDDGLGRTMVPLSFASTALGSDSVEWIAEERKVIIRKGADRVALTIDSSALDMNGEVILMDVPAEIVDIGDGLGRTMIPIAYVAQAFQVEYVWDDVLRAVTFMKPVE; encoded by the coding sequence ATGGTGAGAAAAGTAATGTCTCTATTCCTTGCTACGACTCTTCTTATGTTGTGGGTTCCTTCGGCTTTTGCTGCTACGAACAATTCCGTTGACAGAGTGCCCCATGTTAAGGACAGTCACGAGTTTGATGAGAACTTTTTTGTACGTTTAAGAATTGAGGAAGCCTATCCCAATCATTTTGGTACGGAGAACCAACATTTTAGAATTCACTTGCATAATGCAGAGTGGTATGATGATTCTCATCCTTTGAATGCTTCTAGAATTGGAACTCAGACGATGACTCGTGGTGGGGCTTCTGTCGTTGCTGTTCGAAGAGTCACTTCTACCATTATGGATGTAACGTTGCGTTCAGATGGAAGTACTGATGAAAAAGCCCTATGGGTTATTCCTTTGTTCACCAAGGTAACAGGTGCCGGTTACGCAACTGTTACGATTGATGGTAGAGATAGTATGGTCTCTAGTGGAACCTATTCTTTTGCTTATGGAGTAGGCCGGAGTGATGACCTGAAGATTCAGCTTGATGTAACCATGCCTGTGGGTGAACATAGACAGATGCCTGTGGGATATGAATTTGGTACTGAAAACCCCGTCAAACTATTGATTCAAGAAAATAGAGCTGGTGCCTTTGGTCCTACTGCTCGAAGCTTTCAGTTACGGCTTGAAAAGGCTCTTTGGTTTGCTGATTCTTTTGCCAACTTGAATGTTTCTGCTATGGATCAGAACAGTCATGTTTTAAGTGGAAAAAATGCGGCAATTCAGCAAATAAGCAAGCGTAATGATCAGGTTATTGAGATTACTGTACACCCGGGGGTTTTTTCTGGTGATAAAATGATGCTAGAGGTACCTCTGTATTTTAAGATTGCTGAGCCAGGTGAAGTCTCCTTAAATATGAGTCTTGTAGGTAGTTCTATAAGAGAACAGCGCTATGTTGTGGGTCAGGCTTTGTTAGAGGATAGGGATAGAGATGGCGTTGGAAAAAAAGATGAGGATTACGTCAAGGATAGTTCAGATAAAGATACATATAAGGACAAGGATAATCATATAGATCAAGATAAAGAGCCTCATTATAAAGTGGTGCAGTTTTTTATTGATAAAAAATACTATGTTCTAGACGGGACTATCATAGAAACAGATGTCGCTCCTTACATTAAAGTTTTTGATGATGGTTTGGGGCGTACAATGGTTCCTCTCTCTTTTGCATCTACTGCTCTTGGAAGTGATTCAGTAGAGTGGATCGCAGAAGAAAGAAAGGTCATCATCAGAAAAGGCGCTGATCGAGTCGCGCTTACAATTGATAGCTCCGCATTAGATATGAATGGTGAAGTTATCTTGATGGATGTACCTGCTGAAATAGTAGATATTGGTGATGGGTTGGGTCGCACTATGATTCCGATTGCTTATGTTGCGCAAGCTTTTCAGGTGGAGTATGTTTGGGATGATGTTTTGAGGGCAGTTACGTTTATGAAGCCTGTTGAGTGA
- a CDS encoding helix-turn-helix domain-containing protein, producing the protein MLGQRIKELRSSHGLTQQELGRKLSLSKQTISGYEKGARHPSPEILQKLADVFSTSTDYLLGRTEDSSVKKPLAERIADSAYKPESIDLEELLERSMIRFHGEPLLKSDKDKLLQIAKILWEERQRSHYTEKK; encoded by the coding sequence ATGCTTGGGCAACGTATTAAAGAATTGCGAAGTTCTCATGGCTTAACACAGCAAGAGCTCGGACGTAAGCTTTCTTTGTCCAAGCAAACGATTTCAGGCTATGAGAAAGGTGCCCGTCATCCTTCTCCTGAGATTTTGCAGAAATTAGCTGATGTTTTTTCAACGTCTACCGATTATTTGCTAGGCCGTACGGAAGATTCTTCTGTAAAAAAACCTCTCGCAGAGCGAATTGCTGACTCTGCTTATAAGCCAGAGTCGATTGATCTTGAAGAGTTACTTGAACGATCGATGATTCGTTTTCACGGAGAGCCTTTGTTAAAAAGCGACAAGGATAAGCTTTTACAAATTGCTAAAATACTGTGGGAAGAACGACAAAGAAGTCATTATACTGAGAAAAAATGA
- a CDS encoding S-layer homology domain-containing protein encodes MNFKKTKRYFAVLTTAAFFAGIIPGALFANEEVSQQFPQQEVMIQEYDTTEQQEQGPTEQTVEVTPSISTYEFESDFSERRFIQNEEVPVSVSLKVKDLGTQGYDRVRFTIDIIHTPNGANPQIIATDTNGTEHNVAAIGAWGPAEGFPIPADYEATTEFKVTFDQAGFYAMTFHLVSLDKTNPIATHQATFEVSYDETYYAIIAMEDLTISTINADERSFHPENPYYYRNAMEAYDLYEAVMEMVHALEDGDVKNQLLEEGTDALKHLNDKFVSSVDYLNNIDTITKEDETAVWATYWHHHRIPAEYKAHEEIRDAFDTLRHLMNVLVDIEIADLMEALEVAINAKAMEDLTFPEDNNIIIPFLQKKDEMTRAAAARMTDEQYEAFFGYYRAITEKLLNIFYVRGYAGTESFLSDFEDVVTIFGFKGSELETDIDAEPLMNIFAGISQIPDKDHILEVIHEEAKVTVSDFYQLRDLFEEKLTQELEDIQNAELASLKVDGALLWPSFNKDVLAYTVLVPESTSQVTITANPMINRAIVTGTGIINLEDITDDREIVSVKVQSVDGTTKSYSLEILKVAKTVVETNTPVSVKEAPLFLVVPSHIEAIASFGEPSGNNVISNTHYLEVTLEDTPVVMTLPQGTTITAQGSWNGEILLPRPQTISDEAKPAAVASVNAAFKVGSDVDLTFDKPVRLVFRGLSNQSAGYINNAGEFDQILKPQEVAGLGKVENVDAVNAIMTSLGRDYVAVVDGSDLVIWTKRFSTFLAYEPVPSEQAPETTTPSSNRSRSGGGGGGGFASPSPQDEVKEPEISEVITETIDEEKAIKSPVVSKRFSDLNGHWSEIYVLDLVYKGIISGYPDDTFQPEKTMTRAELAVMIANYKGLSPNESQIFADTNTHWAKGYISAVAKEGIIVGHDETFRPDDTITREQMVTAIVRMLDITVTNDATPFIDAYQISDWAKSYIAAAQKLGIVTGTPEGKIIPKAGAKRAEVATIFYNITK; translated from the coding sequence GTGAATTTCAAAAAAACCAAACGTTATTTTGCTGTGCTCACAACAGCAGCATTCTTTGCAGGAATCATTCCTGGTGCTTTATTTGCGAATGAGGAAGTTTCTCAACAATTTCCTCAACAAGAAGTCATGATTCAAGAATATGACACAACAGAACAACAAGAACAAGGGCCAACAGAACAAACAGTAGAAGTAACGCCTAGCATATCAACCTATGAATTTGAAAGCGACTTCTCTGAACGCAGATTTATTCAAAATGAAGAAGTTCCTGTGTCGGTTTCACTAAAAGTGAAAGATCTTGGAACACAAGGCTATGATCGTGTTAGATTTACTATCGATATAATCCATACGCCTAATGGCGCCAATCCACAGATCATAGCTACCGATACCAACGGTACGGAACACAATGTTGCAGCAATTGGAGCATGGGGCCCAGCCGAAGGGTTCCCGATTCCCGCAGACTATGAGGCTACCACAGAATTTAAAGTAACTTTTGATCAAGCCGGTTTCTACGCCATGACCTTTCATCTAGTTTCACTTGATAAAACCAATCCTATTGCGACGCATCAAGCAACATTTGAAGTATCTTATGACGAAACATATTATGCCATTATCGCTATGGAAGACCTAACCATATCGACCATTAATGCAGATGAAAGGAGTTTTCATCCAGAAAACCCCTATTATTATAGGAATGCAATGGAGGCCTACGATCTATATGAAGCAGTTATGGAGATGGTTCATGCCCTTGAAGATGGAGACGTTAAAAATCAATTGCTTGAAGAGGGCACCGATGCATTAAAACACCTGAATGATAAGTTTGTTTCCTCAGTCGATTATTTGAACAATATCGACACCATCACCAAGGAAGATGAAACGGCAGTCTGGGCTACATATTGGCATCACCATAGAATTCCTGCAGAATATAAAGCTCATGAAGAAATCAGGGACGCTTTCGATACTCTCCGACATCTAATGAATGTTTTAGTAGATATAGAAATCGCAGATCTAATGGAAGCGCTAGAAGTGGCAATAAACGCTAAAGCAATGGAGGATCTTACTTTTCCGGAAGACAACAATATTATTATTCCGTTTTTACAAAAAAAAGATGAAATGACACGGGCTGCAGCAGCTAGAATGACCGATGAGCAATATGAGGCTTTCTTTGGCTACTATAGGGCAATTACAGAGAAGCTTTTAAATATTTTTTATGTAAGAGGTTATGCTGGCACTGAAAGTTTTCTAAGCGACTTCGAAGATGTAGTAACTATCTTTGGATTCAAAGGCTCTGAACTAGAAACTGACATTGATGCAGAACCACTTATGAATATCTTTGCTGGGATCTCTCAAATCCCAGATAAAGACCATATCCTAGAAGTGATACACGAAGAAGCAAAAGTCACAGTATCTGACTTCTATCAACTGAGAGATCTTTTCGAAGAAAAGCTCACACAAGAGTTAGAAGACATTCAAAATGCAGAACTAGCTTCCTTGAAAGTAGATGGAGCACTACTATGGCCTTCTTTTAATAAAGACGTACTTGCCTATACTGTGCTTGTACCAGAAAGTACATCGCAAGTAACGATTACAGCCAACCCAATGATAAACCGAGCGATAGTAACCGGAACTGGAATCATTAATCTAGAAGATATCACCGATGATCGCGAGATTGTTTCTGTTAAAGTTCAATCAGTCGACGGTACTACCAAGTCCTATAGCCTCGAAATTCTCAAAGTAGCAAAAACAGTGGTAGAAACCAATACACCTGTAAGCGTAAAAGAGGCGCCCCTGTTCCTTGTTGTTCCATCGCATATCGAAGCAATAGCTTCTTTTGGAGAACCTTCTGGCAACAACGTCATATCAAATACCCATTACCTAGAAGTTACATTAGAAGATACGCCAGTTGTAATGACACTACCACAAGGAACAACCATCACAGCACAAGGCAGTTGGAACGGAGAAATCCTTCTCCCAAGACCACAGACAATTTCAGATGAAGCAAAACCGGCTGCTGTAGCTTCTGTAAATGCTGCTTTTAAAGTAGGTTCCGATGTGGATCTCACTTTTGATAAGCCTGTCCGCCTTGTTTTTAGAGGACTTAGCAACCAATCTGCCGGTTACATCAACAATGCAGGTGAATTCGATCAAATATTGAAACCGCAAGAAGTAGCAGGTCTTGGTAAAGTAGAAAATGTAGATGCTGTTAATGCCATTATGACAAGTCTTGGTAGAGATTATGTAGCTGTTGTTGACGGCAGCGATCTTGTAATTTGGACAAAAAGATTTAGCACCTTCTTAGCCTACGAGCCTGTTCCGAGCGAACAAGCGCCAGAGACCACGACGCCATCAAGCAATAGAAGCAGAAGCGGTGGTGGAGGCGGCGGTGGATTTGCCAGTCCTTCCCCTCAAGATGAAGTGAAAGAGCCTGAGATTTCAGAAGTGATTACAGAGACAATTGATGAAGAAAAGGCTATAAAAAGCCCTGTTGTATCAAAAAGATTTAGCGATCTTAATGGCCACTGGTCCGAAATCTACGTACTAGATTTAGTTTATAAAGGAATCATCAGTGGTTACCCCGATGATACTTTCCAACCAGAAAAGACGATGACCCGTGCAGAACTAGCTGTCATGATCGCCAACTACAAAGGCTTATCACCCAACGAGAGCCAGATCTTTGCAGACACCAATACGCACTGGGCAAAAGGTTATATCAGTGCTGTAGCCAAAGAAGGCATCATAGTTGGCCATGATGAAACATTCAGGCCTGACGACACCATAACGCGTGAGCAAATGGTAACAGCCATAGTTCGCATGCTTGATATAACAGTAACTAACGATGCAACACCCTTTATCGATGCTTACCAAATTTCAGATTGGGCCAAAAGCTACATAGCTGCAGCTCAAAAACTCGGCATTGTCACGGGTACACCAGAAGGTAAAATCATACCAAAAGCAGGTGCCAAACGCGCCGAAGTAGCAACTATTTTCTATAACATTACAAAGTAA